TCACAAAAAAAGACGGTATTAAACCGTCTTAATTTCAAAATTCAAAGAATTATTTTATAAGTCTAGTAGCTCCAACGAAAGTATTTCCAAAATAGCTTCCAAAAAGTTTACTTACAATAACACCAGTTCCTGGAGTTGATGCATGAACAAACTTGTTGTTTCCAATGTAAATACCAACGTGACTAATTCTTCCACCACCATTATTAAAGAATACTAAATCTCCTTTTCTTAATTCTGATGATGATACTCTAGTACCATAATTAATTTGAGTATATGATGTTCTACTTAAATTAATTCCTACTTGTTTGTAAACATAATATGTTAATCCTGAACAGTCAAATCCAATGTTTGGATTAGATGTTGCCCAGATATATGGTTTACCAACTTGTGCTAATGCTAACTCAACAACTGTATCTATGTCAGCATTATAAGTTTGGTTTTCTTTCTTAGATGAACTATTTGAATTTGAACTATTTTGTTTCTTATTTTCTTGTTTTGGTTGTTCAACTTCTGGTTTCTTATCAGAAAGATAAGTTTTAATTACATAACCAGTCTTTCCATTGAAATTGAATTCTACCCATTCACCTTTATCAATACCGTTAACTTTTTCGCCTTTTGATAAAATACCAAGTTTAGATGAAGTAGCAGATTGTTCAGATCTAACATTTAAGTTTTCTGTAGCATAAAGGCTTACTTTCTTAACTGTAGCTTTTTTAGCTTCTTCTGCTTTCTTTTCATCAGCTTTCTTAGTTTCTTCTGCTTTTTTAGCTTCCTCAGCCTTCTTAGCTTCTTCTACTTTTTTAGCTTCTTCTGCCTTCTTGGCTTCTTCTGCTTTCTTTTCAGCTAATTTAATTTCAGTTTCATTCTTTTCAGGTTCAACAGTTTCTTTTGTCAAAAGTTCAACATCAATAGTTCCAACTTTATCATCAACTGAAACAGTTGCCATCTTGTCACCACTCATTTCAACTTTAACAACAGAACCTTTTTCAACCTTAATAGTTTCTTCTGTATTATTGCTTAAAACTGGTTTTATTTCTGTAGATTCTTTTACATAATATGCATTTTCCTCTAACTCTGGCATTTTAGTATCTTCTTCAGTAACTAATGAATATATTTTATTTTGTTGTTCTACTTTTTCTAATTCTGAAACAGAAGGAGTTCCTAAGGCCATACTTAAATTGCTAACTAATGTTTTATTTACTTCCTCAATATTTGTACTATGAATTTCAACTGCAACTTTGTCTGCTTCGTCTGCATAAGATATTGCAGCTGGTATTCCAGTACAAACTAATGCACACAACATAGAAGTTGTCAAAACTTTCTTAATTTTCATAATTACCTCCTAACTCATAGACACATTTTACACCAACTATTGAAAAAAGTCAATAAAAAGTTACAAAAAAATTACAAAAGGTTACAAATAAGTTACAACAGAATATTTTTTTATTGTTTCACGTGAAACAATAATTTTAAACTGCAAGTGTTTCACGTGAAACATATTTTTTAAATAAATTTTCTTAAATTTAAAAAAATACATAAAATTTATGGTATAATAAT
Above is a genomic segment from Parvimonas micra containing:
- a CDS encoding SH3 domain-containing C40 family peptidase, giving the protein MKIKKVLTTSMLCALVCTGIPAAISYADEADKVAVEIHSTNIEEVNKTLVSNLSMALGTPSVSELEKVEQQNKIYSLVTEEDTKMPELEENAYYVKESTEIKPVLSNNTEETIKVEKGSVVKVEMSGDKMATVSVDDKVGTIDVELLTKETVEPEKNETEIKLAEKKAEEAKKAEEAKKVEEAKKAEEAKKAEETKKADEKKAEEAKKATVKKVSLYATENLNVRSEQSATSSKLGILSKGEKVNGIDKGEWVEFNFNGKTGYVIKTYLSDKKPEVEQPKQENKKQNSSNSNSSSKKENQTYNADIDTVVELALAQVGKPYIWATSNPNIGFDCSGLTYYVYKQVGINLSRTSYTQINYGTRVSSSELRKGDLVFFNNGGGRISHVGIYIGNNKFVHASTPGTGVIVSKLFGSYFGNTFVGATRLIK